TTGCGCTCTCGGCGGTGATAGCCGGTGGCGGCAGCGACCATCGCGATGGCCTGGTCCGCCGGCGTCGGCGTCTGGTCCGCAGGGCGTTGGGCGAGGTAGTCACGTAGCCGGAGCTCGTCCGGCGTGGGCTCGTCTGCGGGCCTCAGCTCGGGAGAGGGTGCCGTCTCCTGACCGCTGTCGGGCCCGGTCGTTCCCGGCGCATCAGGGGCCAGTTGCAGCAGCCAGTCGCGCAGGCGCAGCGTGGAGAGGCAGTCGTACTCGTTGTAGTCGGTGATGGACGTGAGGATCGTCGCGGCGGCCGCCTCGTCGCCGTCGTCCCGTGTCGCACAGTACTTCGCGTAGGCGACGACGGAGGCGCCGGCGTCCGCGACGTCCCCGGTGCGCAGGTGGTCGCCCATGTAGAGGGGTTCGAGTTCCTTGATGGAGTAGGAGGCGGCGGAGACCCGCAGCGAGTGCCGCACCGTCGCGTACAGGTCCACGAGCAGGCCGCTGCGGAGCCAGTCGTCGACGATGTCCTCGCCGGCGCCGTGCCGGAGCGAGAGGGTGCGCAGCGCCGTCTTCTCGTAGGGCGCGTAGTGGTAGATGTGCAGGTCCGGGTGAGTGGTGCGGCGCTTCTCGACGTATTCGAGGAAGGCGAGGAACGCCTGCCGCTCCTCCTGGCGGGAGTGCGCCCAGAAGGGCCTGAAGATCGGGGTGTCACCGGTGTCGGCGGGCTCCATCACGCCGAAGAGGTACTCCAGCCCCCAGCTCCCGGTGTCCGGATCCTGCCAGAGCGGGTCTCCCTCGAAGTCGAAGAAGATGTCGCCCGTGCTCGGTGCGGGCAGCATCGCCAGCGTGTGCTCGGGAAGCACCCGATAGCCGATCGTGCGCTCGACGCCGTCCTTGACGAACGTCCGGAATCCGTCCACGACGGCGGTGCCGGTCTGCAGGCGGGCCTGGTCCCGCAGCCGCACCAGGGGACCCCGGGTCTCGGCATCGGGAAGCTCGGCGAGCGCGTCGATCGTGGTGATGCCCCGGGTGAGCAGGTCCTTCCGCCGGGACGCCGTCATGCCGGCCACCATCAGCAGGTCCCGGTGCTCGGTCACCTGCTCGGAGCAGTAGTCGCAGCGACCGCAGTGGACGACGCCGTGCTGCCCCCAGTCCACCGTCGTATCCGCCGCGCGGTGGGCCGTGGTGAGGGCGCGGAACCGGTCGCGCCGTTCGCGGTAGACGGGCAGCAGGTCGGTGAGGGAGTGGACGCTGCGCTCGAGGTTCCCCAGCACGAGGGTGACCTGCGGGGCAGGCTCGAGACCAAGGCGGATCAGCTGGTCCCCGTAGGCGGCAAGCTGCAGCAGCGCCCCGACCTTGGCATGGCGGGCGAGCTTCGTGTCCCACACCGCGTAGCGGCCGGCATGCTCGTCGCCGGCGGGCTGCCGGACCAGGAAGTCCGCGTAGCCGAGGAACTCGCCGTCGAAGAAGGTGGCCTGGAAGACGACGTCGGCACCCGCGGTGAGGACGCCGGCGGTCTCCTGGTGCTTGGCGAGCAGCGTGGCGCGGTCGAGGGTTGTACCCCGCTCCACCCCGTACACCCCGGCCTTCCGCTCCGCGTCCCACGGCCCGTATTGCGCGGTCAGGTCGTCCAGCACCCTGCGTTCGTGGACGTCACCCAGGGCGCCGGCGAGCTGCTGCAGCTCGTCGACGGCGAACTCTGCTTTCGGCGCGCGGCCGAGCTTCTCGTCGAGGATGCGCAGGGTCCGGTACTCGCACTCGCTCGCCGCGACGAGGTCGGTCGCGGAGAAGACCAGGTCCGGCTGCAGGGCCGGCGCGGTCGGGTCGAGCAGAAACATGGTGCCCCCGGCATCAGTGGTGCACGGGAAGGGATCCCGCGCTGGTCAGAATGTAGCAAGGGCCGCGGACATCATGGTGCAGGCGCCGGGAGGCTCAGGTGAAGAGCTCCGGCCGCCGGCAGGTCATGTAGGTGTTCAGCTCCCGGGCGCGCACCACGTCCGTTTGGTGCACGTCGGCAAACAGGAGTTCCTCCTCGTGCCCCGCGAGCCCGAGGAACGTCCCGTAGGGGCCGGCGATGCAGCTCAGCCCCGTGAAGTCGGGCGTGGTGTGGTTGGCGTAGGCGATGTAG
This genomic interval from Arthrobacter agilis contains the following:
- a CDS encoding TM0106 family RecB-like putative nuclease codes for the protein MFLLDPTAPALQPDLVFSATDLVAASECEYRTLRILDEKLGRAPKAEFAVDELQQLAGALGDVHERRVLDDLTAQYGPWDAERKAGVYGVERGTTLDRATLLAKHQETAGVLTAGADVVFQATFFDGEFLGYADFLVRQPAGDEHAGRYAVWDTKLARHAKVGALLQLAAYGDQLIRLGLEPAPQVTLVLGNLERSVHSLTDLLPVYRERRDRFRALTTAHRAADTTVDWGQHGVVHCGRCDYCSEQVTEHRDLLMVAGMTASRRKDLLTRGITTIDALAELPDAETRGPLVRLRDQARLQTGTAVVDGFRTFVKDGVERTIGYRVLPEHTLAMLPAPSTGDIFFDFEGDPLWQDPDTGSWGLEYLFGVMEPADTGDTPIFRPFWAHSRQEERQAFLAFLEYVEKRRTTHPDLHIYHYAPYEKTALRTLSLRHGAGEDIVDDWLRSGLLVDLYATVRHSLRVSAASYSIKELEPLYMGDHLRTGDVADAGASVVAYAKYCATRDDGDEAAAATILTSITDYNEYDCLSTLRLRDWLLQLAPDAPGTTGPDSGQETAPSPELRPADEPTPDELRLRDYLAQRPADQTPTPADQAIAMVAAATGYHRRERKQFWWEHFDRLENDRDSWSDQRDVFLVESATVVEDWAKPTSRARTESRTVRLRGVLADGSDFRPGSKWFRMFDAPVPDGVETSTGDPLGRGGCWETVVERVEADPDDPGRTLITVTEKSTLKVAPYRHLPVALTPDKPLATASQEASLAELANTVGAALPTLPPHPGLDILQRAAPRLATRDGLPVVVHDGFGQADYVTAVTDAVLDLDSSYLAVQGPPGTGKTYVGSRVIARLVAEGWKVGVVAQSHAVVEHFLTTAVGAGVDPESIGKKLQKEHPVPWAHTSDSAIGTLLGRDDGCLIGGTAWTMTGKVVPPGSLDLLVIDEAGQFSLANTLAVSRASSRLMLLGDPQQLPQVTQGSHPEPVDESALGWLSAGHATLPARLGYFLADSWRMHPHLCEAVSRLSYDGRLDAAPATVERRLEGLPAGVDVVLVDHTGNTVASTEEAAEVVEQARRHLGLTWHPGGTELPRPLEQGDVLVVAAYNAQVQRVRAALDAADLPGIRVGTVDKFQGQEAAVVFVSMACSSVAEAPRGVEFLLNRNRINVAISRGQWRAVVIRSRELTNFMPGRPSGLEELGAFIGLGAGTASRPSHT